A stretch of Xenopus laevis strain J_2021 chromosome 8S, Xenopus_laevis_v10.1, whole genome shotgun sequence DNA encodes these proteins:
- the c5ar1.S gene encoding C5a anaphylatoxin chemotactic receptor 1, with the protein MDSESFSNGSSYEYPGEYDQRDTDYRPKGKPISLSSFHSAALFILSVVLVLGVLGNALVVWITTCEMKRSVNTVWFLNLAIADLLCCLSVPFTIMEIILGQWPLGLATCKLIPSLLLINMYASVLLLTVISIDRWALVAKPVWCKNKRTVTKAYLACATVWLLALILTSPSFLFRNILTDFKGVSCVMHYNFSEEHIEKVKQFIAIFRFLMGFMIPFVALTVCYGVLVRKVSERYSKSGKTMKVVAVVIVGFFVCWFPYHIAGLILATHSPKTDIYKNTLQVDRILISFAIINSCINPIIYVLAGQDLKSIFRTSIKSVIKSVLEEEESQLFDPNKTKSHAENTVTSV; encoded by the coding sequence ATGGATTCTGAATCTTTTTCAAATGGCTCATCATATGAATATCCAGGAGAATATGATCAACGGGACACTGATTACAGGCCCAAAGGAAAACCTATTTCTTTATCATCATTTCATAGTGCGGCTTTGTTTATCCTAAGCGTAGTACTGGTTCTCGGAGTGCTGGGCAATGCCTTGGTGGTATGGATAACAACGTGTGAGATGAAAAGGTCCGTCAACACAGTGTGGTTTCTGAATCTGGCCATTGCTGATTTACTGTGCTGTCTCTCTGTACCCTTTACAATAATGGAGATTATCCTGGGTCAGTGGCCATTAGGACTGGCCACCTGCAAACTGATCCCTTCTCTTCTATTGATAAATATGTACGCCAGTGTCCTTTTACTGACTGTCATAAGTATAGACCGATGGGCACTGGTTGCAAAACCAGTTTGGTGTAAGAACAAAAGAACTGTGACCAAGGCGTATTTGGCATGTGCAACGGTGTGGCTCTTGGCTCTAATTTTGACCAGCCCATCCTTTTTATTTAGGAATATACTTACAGACTTTAAAGGCGTATCTTGTGTAATGCATTACAACTTTTCTGAAGAGCACATAGAAAAGGtcaagcagtttattgccatttTCCGATTCTTAATGGGCTTCATGATTCCTTTTGTGGCTCTCACTGTATGTTACGGCGTATTAGTGAGAAAAGTGAGTGAGCGCTATAGCAAATCTGGCAAGACAATGAAAGTAGTTGCCGTAGTCATTGTAGGCTTCTTTGTCTGCTGGTTCCCTTATCATATAGCCGGTCTTATACTGGCTACTCATTCACCTAAGACAGACATTTACAAAAACACATTGCAAGTAGACCGCATTTTGATTAGCTTTGCAATTATTAACAGTTGCATCAATCCTATCATTTATGTTTTAGCAGGGCAAGACTTGAAATCCATATTTAGAACATCCATCAAATCAGTAATAAAGAGTGTACTGGAAGAGGAAGAAAGTCAGCTATTTGATCCCAATAAGACAAAATCACATGCAGAAAACACTGTTACATCTGTGTAG